A section of the Marispirochaeta aestuarii genome encodes:
- the nusA gene encoding transcription termination factor NusA, translated as MASGLADAIRSIVQDRGISEDLVKKTIEDFLLAAYKKKFGQCDNAVVRFDEEGDEVALFARKQIVEDVYDEVTEIALEEALELNEECELGDELLIEINPQEFDRVAVQSAKQKAKQTLRDIQKDTLYSEFQEKVGEMIIGYYQRERNGNIFVDLGRVEGILPKRYQSPREIYRPNDRIKALIYEVNKTTSGLQIVLSRTHTDFVRRIFELEVPEVYDKTVEIFKIVREPGYRTKLAVYSNREDVDPVGACVGMKGVRIQAIVRELEGEKIDILKYDNNPRDFIKNALSPAEVDTVVVLDEAKRQALAVVEENQLSLAIGKQGLNVRLANRLVDWNIDVKTIAQFEEMDIAAESKKAMEALFSDVEEEEEITSIAELPDIPEHIVETLKDNKIELIEDLINLSPEEMAEIEGLDSKDVETITAIINDNVDIIEEEEENDDTEDFFESEEDESYECPECGHPISVDMTTCPNCGVGLSFEISEEEE; from the coding sequence ATGGCCTCTGGATTAGCAGACGCGATACGATCGATAGTACAGGATCGGGGAATATCGGAAGACCTGGTTAAAAAGACAATAGAAGACTTCCTGCTGGCGGCCTACAAGAAGAAATTCGGACAGTGCGACAATGCGGTTGTGCGTTTTGATGAAGAAGGCGATGAGGTGGCCTTATTCGCCCGTAAACAGATTGTTGAAGACGTCTATGACGAGGTGACCGAGATTGCCCTGGAAGAGGCTCTGGAACTTAACGAAGAGTGTGAGCTCGGAGACGAGCTGCTGATCGAGATAAATCCTCAGGAATTTGATCGTGTTGCAGTGCAGAGTGCCAAACAGAAGGCCAAGCAGACCCTCAGGGATATCCAGAAGGATACCCTCTATTCCGAATTCCAGGAGAAGGTAGGCGAAATGATCATCGGCTACTATCAGAGGGAACGGAACGGGAATATCTTTGTGGATCTTGGACGGGTTGAGGGTATTCTTCCCAAACGATATCAGTCTCCCCGGGAGATTTACCGCCCCAACGACAGAATCAAAGCCCTGATTTACGAGGTGAATAAAACAACCTCCGGCCTGCAGATCGTGCTGTCCAGAACCCATACCGATTTTGTCCGGCGAATTTTTGAGCTGGAGGTGCCCGAGGTTTATGATAAAACCGTGGAGATCTTCAAGATCGTCCGGGAACCCGGCTATCGGACAAAGCTCGCGGTCTATTCAAACCGTGAAGATGTCGATCCCGTGGGGGCCTGCGTTGGGATGAAGGGCGTTCGTATCCAGGCAATCGTCAGAGAACTCGAAGGGGAAAAAATCGACATCCTGAAGTATGACAATAATCCCCGGGATTTCATCAAGAACGCCCTTTCTCCCGCTGAAGTCGACACCGTTGTTGTTCTGGACGAGGCAAAAAGACAGGCCCTTGCGGTTGTTGAAGAGAACCAGCTTTCTCTGGCGATCGGCAAGCAGGGCCTGAATGTGCGGCTTGCAAACCGTCTTGTTGACTGGAATATCGATGTCAAGACAATAGCCCAGTTCGAAGAGATGGATATTGCCGCGGAGAGCAAGAAGGCAATGGAAGCCCTTTTCAGTGACGTGGAAGAAGAGGAAGAGATAACCAGCATTGCTGAACTTCCGGATATTCCGGAACACATAGTGGAAACCCTGAAGGATAATAAGATCGAGTTGATTGAGGACCTTATCAATCTCAGTCCCGAAGAAATGGCTGAAATTGAGGGGCTTGACTCGAAAGATGTGGAAACCATTACTGCTATTATTAATGACAATGTTGACATTATCGAGGAAGAAGAAGAAAATGACGATACAGAAGACTTCTTCGAATCTGAAGAGGATGAGTCCTATGAGTGTCCTGAGTGCGGACATCCGATAAGCGTCGACATGACAACGTGTCCTAATTGCGGTGTTGGTTTGAGCTTTGAAATATCAGAGGAAGAAGAGTAA
- a CDS encoding LSm family protein, translating into MKEGTGISPELESTVDIIQGMGFSVVEAQCRPVKGSVQVVIYIYSSEGVSLDDCTKVYRTVMPRLEVALDSRDISLEISSPGISRNIKFFREFAIFTGRRIRVLTEDSSEWVQGDLIHADDDEIVLTVGDGERRYGRAEIVKAKISEG; encoded by the coding sequence ATGAAGGAAGGAACAGGAATAAGTCCTGAACTTGAATCGACGGTGGATATAATCCAGGGGATGGGTTTTTCGGTTGTGGAGGCCCAGTGCCGCCCTGTGAAAGGTTCCGTTCAGGTTGTTATTTACATCTACAGCTCGGAAGGTGTTTCTCTGGATGACTGTACCAAGGTATACAGGACCGTTATGCCCCGTCTTGAGGTGGCTCTTGATTCACGGGATATAAGCCTGGAGATATCTTCTCCGGGTATCAGCAGGAATATAAAATTCTTTCGTGAATTCGCCATTTTTACCGGCCGAAGAATACGCGTGCTGACGGAAGATTCAAGCGAATGGGTGCAGGGTGATCTGATCCATGCGGACGATGATGAAATAGTTCTCACTGTCGGTGACGGAGAGAGACGATACGGGAGAGCAGAAATTGTTAAAGCGAAAATATCTGAAGGGTAG
- a CDS encoding ComF family protein: MNCREQENPGPPGRGIFYYRGAARVLLQRYKFDGIKSLSGILAEEILRDLTAEEKQALIVPVPSGRKSRRRNGWGHMEQVTARLRDQGLAVCPQLLVRSAGKEQKKLNRKAREANSRSVFHYTGKKTCQSIVLLDDIRTTGASIRAASAAIEGGGSRVMVWIVFAID, from the coding sequence ATGAACTGCAGGGAGCAGGAAAATCCCGGTCCCCCCGGACGGGGAATCTTTTATTACCGCGGAGCTGCACGGGTCCTTCTCCAGCGCTACAAATTCGATGGAATAAAGTCCCTTTCGGGGATCCTGGCGGAAGAAATTCTTAGGGATCTGACAGCAGAAGAGAAGCAGGCTTTGATTGTCCCTGTGCCTTCCGGACGGAAATCCCGCCGGCGAAACGGATGGGGGCATATGGAGCAGGTGACTGCCAGGCTCAGGGACCAGGGGCTTGCGGTTTGTCCGCAACTACTTGTACGAAGCGCAGGAAAGGAACAGAAAAAACTCAACAGGAAGGCGAGGGAGGCGAACAGCCGAAGCGTATTCCACTATACAGGAAAAAAGACTTGTCAAAGTATTGTCCTTCTTGATGATATCCGGACCACCGGCGCCAGCATTCGTGCAGCTTCTGCAGCCATCGAGGGGGGAGGTTCCCGCGTGATGGTCTGGATCGTCTTTGCTATTGACTAG
- the mutS gene encoding DNA mismatch repair protein MutS, translating into MSDTTPMMRQYRRIKQENRDAILFFRLGDFYEMFEQDAREVSGILNITLTKRHNIPMCGIPYHAASAYIGRLLKAGKKIAVCEQTALPPKGKGIAEREVVEIITPGTVLEEDYLDNRRNNYLFSFGIYGSTACFAYLDLSTGDFKATSVKKERFHEYLSLELNRLDPKEVLLQESLYDEDQVLRQIIGDRKSMVINRIPDWHFDQTDAFQRLCRQFGTANLKGFGIDQDDPLVMTTAAVLEYVGETSKTLLDHIRSMERYTDETYVGLDTATQRNLELVRNLNDGSEQYTLLEVLDYSRTSLGARRIRSRLLHPLRNMEQINSRLDALEALYRNQILLGSIRDELGGVLDLQRLATRVALQKAHAKDLLSIRNTLSSARRIPGLLQGCGNKEALPALSPEQEMTLDRLTELLSESLHEDPSILLTEGRLIAPGYHKELDRLRNARRDRKRVLDEYLERERASSGIANLRIKYNKIIGYFFEITKSNLKAVPEHFIRRQSLVGSERFTTDELIHIETEVNSAAERAIELEREVFLELREKVRTSLDELYACAEYLAEMDALASFAYAATVHGFIRPQVGGSGGIIIEEGRHPVVEKHLPPGDFIPNSLRLGGEDPPFALITGPNMAGKSTVLRQTALIVLMAQIGSFVPAARAEIGLVDRIFCRVGASDNLARGESTFLVEMNETANILRYMSNSSLVIMDEVGRGTSTNDGLSIAWAVSEYILEKKVNTLFATHYHELTSIENPGLRNLHMEVLEKEGEIIFLKRLKEGAAAGSYGIHVARLAGIPDQVIRRAAEILGGLDDGAQLTVLPPGAGEIQHDLFGADDMVIQEIKNLKIDSTTPLEALNFLARLQKTLKI; encoded by the coding sequence ATGTCAGATACAACCCCCATGATGCGCCAATACAGGCGCATCAAACAGGAAAACCGCGACGCCATTCTCTTCTTTCGCCTCGGGGACTTCTATGAAATGTTCGAACAGGACGCCAGGGAAGTCTCCGGGATCCTCAATATTACCTTGACCAAACGGCACAACATACCCATGTGCGGCATTCCCTATCATGCCGCTTCCGCCTACATCGGACGGCTTCTGAAGGCGGGAAAGAAGATCGCTGTCTGTGAGCAGACGGCCCTTCCCCCAAAAGGAAAAGGGATTGCCGAGCGGGAAGTTGTGGAGATCATTACCCCCGGAACAGTTCTGGAAGAGGATTATCTGGACAATCGCCGGAATAATTATCTCTTCTCCTTCGGAATCTACGGAAGTACCGCCTGTTTCGCCTACCTGGACCTCTCCACCGGGGATTTCAAAGCGACGTCTGTTAAAAAGGAGCGGTTTCACGAATACCTTTCCCTGGAATTGAACCGTCTGGATCCCAAGGAGGTCCTGCTGCAGGAGTCTCTCTACGATGAAGACCAGGTCCTGCGGCAGATTATCGGCGACAGAAAATCCATGGTAATAAACCGGATTCCCGACTGGCATTTCGATCAGACCGACGCTTTTCAGCGTCTCTGCCGCCAGTTCGGCACTGCCAATCTGAAGGGTTTCGGTATAGACCAGGATGATCCCCTTGTCATGACCACGGCTGCGGTCCTCGAGTATGTGGGGGAGACCTCTAAAACTCTGCTCGATCACATACGTTCCATGGAACGTTATACCGATGAAACCTACGTTGGACTCGATACCGCCACCCAGCGCAATCTGGAGCTGGTACGCAACCTGAACGACGGCAGCGAGCAGTATACCCTGCTGGAGGTCCTGGATTACAGTCGTACCTCCCTGGGGGCAAGGAGAATCAGGAGCCGTCTGCTTCATCCCCTCCGGAACATGGAGCAGATAAACAGCAGGCTCGATGCCCTGGAGGCCCTGTATCGCAACCAGATTCTCCTGGGATCAATCCGGGACGAGCTCGGCGGCGTTCTTGACCTCCAGCGCCTTGCCACCCGGGTCGCTCTGCAGAAGGCCCACGCCAAGGACCTTCTATCCATCCGGAATACCCTGAGCAGTGCCAGGCGAATTCCCGGACTCCTGCAGGGCTGCGGTAATAAAGAGGCCCTCCCCGCACTGTCGCCTGAGCAGGAAATGACGCTCGACCGGCTGACGGAGCTTCTGTCCGAGTCCCTCCATGAAGATCCTTCCATTCTGCTCACCGAGGGGCGCCTGATCGCCCCGGGTTACCACAAAGAACTCGACAGGCTGCGAAACGCCCGCAGGGATCGGAAACGGGTTCTGGACGAGTATCTTGAACGGGAGAGAGCATCCTCGGGGATTGCGAATCTCAGGATAAAATACAACAAGATTATCGGATATTTTTTTGAAATAACGAAATCTAACCTGAAAGCCGTCCCGGAGCATTTTATCCGCCGCCAGTCTCTGGTGGGAAGCGAACGTTTTACCACGGATGAGCTTATTCACATCGAGACCGAGGTAAACAGTGCCGCCGAGAGGGCGATAGAACTGGAGCGCGAGGTCTTTCTGGAACTCCGGGAAAAGGTGCGCACCTCTCTGGATGAACTCTACGCCTGCGCAGAATATCTTGCCGAGATGGATGCCCTCGCCAGTTTCGCCTATGCAGCCACGGTGCACGGTTTTATCCGGCCCCAGGTAGGTGGCTCCGGGGGAATCATCATTGAAGAGGGCAGGCATCCGGTAGTGGAAAAGCATCTGCCTCCGGGGGATTTCATCCCCAACTCCCTGCGCCTCGGGGGGGAGGATCCTCCTTTCGCTCTGATTACCGGACCCAATATGGCGGGTAAATCAACGGTGCTGCGTCAGACCGCTCTGATTGTTCTCATGGCTCAGATCGGTTCCTTCGTTCCGGCGGCCCGTGCGGAGATCGGCCTTGTGGACAGGATCTTCTGCCGGGTCGGCGCTTCGGATAACCTGGCCCGGGGAGAATCCACCTTCCTGGTGGAAATGAATGAGACGGCCAACATCCTGCGCTACATGAGTAATTCGAGCCTGGTTATAATGGACGAAGTAGGGAGGGGGACCAGTACCAACGACGGTCTCTCCATAGCCTGGGCTGTTTCCGAGTATATTCTGGAAAAAAAGGTGAACACCCTCTTTGCCACCCACTATCATGAACTTACCTCCATTGAAAATCCGGGGCTCCGGAATCTTCATATGGAGGTTCTGGAAAAAGAAGGGGAGATCATCTTCCTCAAACGCTTGAAAGAGGGGGCTGCAGCCGGTTCCTACGGTATTCATGTAGCCCGTCTGGCGGGTATCCCCGACCAGGTCATTCGCAGGGCGGCGGAAATCCTGGGAGGACTCGACGACGGTGCTCAACTCACCGTACTCCCTCCCGGGGCGGGGGAGATTCAGCATGACCTGTTCGGTGCTGACGATATGGTGATCCAGGAAATAAAGAATCTGAAGATTGATTCCACTACACCTCTGGAGGCCCTCAACTTTCTGGCCCGTTTACAAAAAACCCTGAAAATCTGA
- a CDS encoding OmpH family outer membrane protein yields MKRIISALLLTLVLSSGYSQVISRVGVVDLSKIFSQYFRESVSFRKIEELQTTYEEERRNIINQIDKLKEDKLDAQRNSNESLVLRIEKQIDEKQEYLKDYHSVMTNRINRLKESMQASSSLSSEILQAIGYVAEQEGYAVIYKAQDPNILFFSKDADITDLVIQRLMRNAGG; encoded by the coding sequence ATGAAACGAATTATTTCTGCGCTTCTGCTGACCCTTGTTCTCAGTTCAGGGTACAGCCAGGTTATATCCCGGGTCGGGGTTGTCGATCTTTCAAAGATTTTCAGTCAGTACTTCCGGGAGTCCGTCTCCTTCAGGAAAATCGAAGAACTTCAGACCACCTACGAGGAAGAACGGCGTAACATCATCAATCAGATTGACAAGCTCAAGGAAGACAAGCTGGACGCCCAGCGAAACAGCAACGAGTCTCTGGTTTTGAGGATTGAAAAGCAGATCGATGAAAAACAGGAATACCTGAAGGACTATCACAGTGTAATGACAAACCGCATCAACCGTCTGAAGGAGAGCATGCAGGCATCATCATCTCTCTCTTCGGAGATCCTGCAGGCCATCGGTTATGTGGCGGAGCAGGAAGGCTACGCGGTAATCTACAAGGCGCAGGATCCCAATATCCTCTTTTTTTCCAAGGACGCTGATATTACCGATCTTGTCATACAGCGGCTCATGAGAAACGCCGGAGGCTGA